CCAAATAATGCAGTTCGTAACTCCATGCCGATTTGTGCAAGACTAACGCCCTCTCGTTGTGCTTTTTCTTCATTTAATTCGATCAGAATTTCAGGTTTGCTGATTTGCAGATCTGATTTTAAACCATCAATACCTTCAATTCCATTTTCCTGAATTCCATTGACGATGTTTTTACTGATTTTATCTAAAACATCAAAATCATCACCACTGATTTCAATACTGATGGGTTTTCCAACAGGTGGACCGTTTCTTTCTTTTTCAACTGTGAGCTCTGCTCCAGCTATGCCTGATTTAAATTCATCCCGTAAAGCTTCTAACACCTCGGTTGTCGATTTTCCATGTCGTTCGGCAAAACGCACGAAAGCTACGCTTACTTTGCTTTTATGGGGTGTGGCCACACGGTCAGGATTGTCTGGATCTCCGGCACCTAAACCTACATTTGAAATCACGGAAGATACAATCGGATTATTCTCACCGATTACTTTATTGACTCTGGTTTCAATAATTTTAGTTACAGAATCTGTAATCCAGGCATCGGTGCCAATCGGCATTTTACAATATACAAATGCAAAATTGGGTTGTGATTCAGGAAAAGTTTCAACAGAAGGATTGGTACTTGTATAATATACAAAGCTAAAAATGAGTAAAAGGAAAACAGAAAAGATCACTGCCAGAGGTCGAAAGCCTTGTAATAAAAAATAAAGTACTTTCCGGTATATATTTAAAACTGCAGGCCATAATTGGGTTTGAAATTTCATAATGGCTGTTCTTCCCAGGAAGTGATAAAGTAAGATTAATAAAATACAAAAAACAGAAAAATTTCCTAATCCGGTACCAACTCCCAGATAACCAACAACTGCAAGTGAGCTGAAGACGATAAACGCTTTCCTAAATTCTTTGAGACTGTGACGTTGATCGGCGGCATCATCATGTTTCATAAAGCTCACAGCAAATACAGGATTCATGACGAAAGCAACAAACAAGGAAGCACCTAAAGTGATGATCAAAGTAACAGGCATGTGGTACATAAATTTGCCAATGATGCCTGGCCAAAGCAGAAGTGGAAAAAATGGCATGAGGGTGGTCAAGGTGCCCGTTAATACGGGAATAAAAACTTCACCTGCAGCATTTTGAGCTGCTTCTACAATCGTGAGTTCCCGGTGTTTGTGATAAATCCGGTGTGTATTTTCAATGACTACAATGGCATCATCTACAATGATACCCAAGGCCAATAACAAAGAAAACAAGACCATGACGTTTAGGGTCATGTCCATTCCAGGCATGATCAAAAAGGTTACGAAGCAGGATAAAGGAACAGCCAAGCCCACAAAAAAGGCATTGGTGAAACCCATAAAAAACATCAAAATAAAAACGACGAAAATGAAGCCGAGAATTACAGTATTGACAAGGTCGTGCAATTGCACGCGGGTATTTTCAGAAGTATCACCAGTGACTTTAACGATCAATCCTTGTGGAAATTTGTTTTCTTTATAATCATCCAGGATTTCATAAATTTTATCTGTCGCCGTTATCAGATTCTCACCGCTGCGTTTGATAACATTTAATGTGATGACCGGTTTGTTGTTGAGTCTTGCGAAATCTTGTTTTTCTTTAAATCCATCTCTTACCGTTGCTATATCTTTTAAGAACAAAGTATGTCCTTGAAAAGAGCGAATGATGACATTTTCAATTTCTTTCGGGTCCTTAAATTCTCCTGCTATTCTCACATTTCTCCTTAAATCATCAATGCGCAATTCTCCTGCAGATATATTTAGGTTTTGTCGGCCCAATGCATTTTCAATATCTGTTAAAGAAATTCCAGCTGCATTCATGCGGTATAAATCAACTTCCACCTGAATTTCTCTTTCGACAGCCCCTATGATATCAACCCTCGTAATTTCTTTATTTCCTTCGATTTTATCTTTTAATTGCTCTGCATATAATTTTAATTTGTCTAATGGAAAATCTCCGGCAATATTGATATTCATGATCGGGATTTCACTAAAATCAAATTCCTGAATCTGTGGATCATCTTTCAAATCTGTTGGGAGATCGTTTTTAGCTTTGTCAACGGCATCTGAAACTCTTTGTTTACATATTTTCGGATCCATATCTGCA
The genomic region above belongs to Saprospiraceae bacterium and contains:
- a CDS encoding efflux RND transporter permease subunit; protein product: MKLDHVKQLGFTNWCIRNSTSIYVIIILISIAGLLSYQRIPKELFPDIVIPTISVATIYPGASPEDMENLIVKPIEKQLKSINGIKKVKSNSVSDFAMIFAEFNADMDPKICKQRVSDAVDKAKNDLPTDLKDDPQIQEFDFSEIPIMNINIAGDFPLDKLKLYAEQLKDKIEGNKEITRVDIIGAVEREIQVEVDLYRMNAAGISLTDIENALGRQNLNISAGELRIDDLRRNVRIAGEFKDPKEIENVIIRSFQGHTLFLKDIATVRDGFKEKQDFARLNNKPVITLNVIKRSGENLITATDKIYEILDDYKENKFPQGLIVKVTGDTSENTRVQLHDLVNTVILGFIFVVFILMFFMGFTNAFFVGLAVPLSCFVTFLIMPGMDMTLNVMVLFSLLLALGIIVDDAIVVIENTHRIYHKHRELTIVEAAQNAAGEVFIPVLTGTLTTLMPFFPLLLWPGIIGKFMYHMPVTLIITLGASLFVAFVMNPVFAVSFMKHDDAADQRHSLKEFRKAFIVFSSLAVVGYLGVGTGLGNFSVFCILLILLYHFLGRTAIMKFQTQLWPAVLNIYRKVLYFLLQGFRPLAVIFSVFLLLIFSFVYYTSTNPSVETFPESQPNFAFVYCKMPIGTDAWITDSVTKIIETRVNKVIGENNPIVSSVISNVGLGAGDPDNPDRVATPHKSKVSVAFVRFAERHGKSTTEVLEALRDEFKSGIAGAELTVEKERNGPPVGKPISIEISGDDFDVLDKISKNIVNGIQENGIEGIDGLKSDLQISKPEILIELNEEKAQREGVSLAQIGMELRTALFGKEVSKFRDSNDDYPIQLRIREEDRDQLEELMNLEISFMDMASFQFKQIPISSVADIKYGNSLSSINRKNQKRVVTLGSDVVSGYSPAFIISQIQELTSQMDIPEGYEISYSGEQAELQETIDFLAIAFGAALALMFLILVTQFNSVVKPFIIFTTVLFCLIGINLGFGFFQITLSAVMTGVGIFALAGIVVRNGILLIEFIDELRNRGENVMDAVVIGGSTRITPVVLTALSAILGLIPLAIGVNMDFEKLFSEFDPHFYLGGDNVAFWGPLAWTIIFGLIASTFLTLLVVPAMYILGYRTREKIQSWFH